One genomic region from Leptospira licerasiae serovar Varillal str. VAR 010 encodes:
- a CDS encoding SDR family NAD(P)-dependent oxidoreductase produces MSKLKGKVAVVTGASKGIGASIAKTLGSAGASVVVNYSSSKEGADKVVAEIEKQGGKAIAVQGDMSKSSDVKRLFSETKKAFGSVNILVNNAGVFEFAPLEAVTEDEFHRQMNTNVLGPILATQESLNHFAPEGGSVINISSIVSDIPVPNSVVYASTKGALDTVSQVLALELSSKKIRVNTIAPGGVETEGAHRLGMIGSDMEKMIVSKTPLGRLGQPEDIAKVALFLASEDSYWLTGERISASGGFR; encoded by the coding sequence ATGAGTAAGTTAAAAGGTAAAGTTGCAGTGGTAACAGGAGCTTCCAAGGGAATCGGAGCAAGTATCGCTAAAACATTAGGCTCCGCGGGCGCATCCGTCGTTGTTAATTATTCCTCCAGTAAGGAAGGAGCGGATAAAGTCGTTGCGGAGATTGAAAAACAGGGAGGAAAAGCGATCGCAGTACAAGGCGACATGTCCAAGTCTTCCGACGTCAAACGTTTGTTTTCAGAGACTAAAAAAGCTTTCGGCTCCGTTAATATCCTAGTGAATAATGCGGGAGTATTCGAGTTCGCCCCGTTGGAAGCGGTTACGGAAGATGAATTCCACAGACAAATGAATACGAATGTTTTAGGTCCTATTCTTGCCACTCAGGAATCCCTAAATCATTTCGCTCCGGAAGGCGGCTCGGTGATCAATATCAGTTCCATCGTGAGCGATATCCCTGTTCCGAATTCCGTTGTATATGCATCCACTAAAGGTGCGTTAGATACCGTTTCACAAGTATTGGCCTTGGAGCTAAGCTCCAAAAAGATAAGAGTGAATACGATCGCACCGGGCGGCGTAGAAACGGAAGGAGCTCATAGGCTCGGAATGATAGGAAGTGATATGGAAAAGATGATCGTTTCGAAAACCCCATTAGGAAGATTAGGGCAGCCTGAAGATATCGCCAAGGTTGCATTGTTCCTGGCTTCGGAAGATTCTTATTGGCTTACAGGAGAAAGAATCAGTGCATCCGGTGGTTTTAGATAA
- a CDS encoding OsmC family protein, which translates to MSDIEVTVLSTPENYKTILRSKNHEVIADESKEDGGGDLGPSPHEYLLLSLGACTDITIRMYAQRKKMDLKEVTVQLNLTRWTDHTEIQRIVKIEGNLSEQERERLLQVANACPVHKTLTHPIQIETKLG; encoded by the coding sequence ATGAGCGATATCGAAGTAACTGTACTGAGCACTCCAGAAAATTATAAAACGATCCTTCGTAGTAAGAACCACGAAGTGATCGCGGACGAATCAAAAGAAGACGGAGGAGGGGATCTTGGACCTTCTCCACATGAATATCTTCTTCTTTCCTTGGGGGCGTGCACGGACATCACAATTCGAATGTATGCCCAAAGAAAAAAGATGGATCTAAAAGAAGTAACAGTCCAACTAAATCTTACTAGATGGACGGATCATACTGAGATACAAAGGATCGTAAAGATAGAAGGTAATTTAAGCGAGCAGGAAAGAGAGAGACTTTTGCAAGTTGCGAATGCTTGCCCTGTCCACAAAACTCTGACCCATCCGATACAGATAGAGACCAAACTGGGATAA
- a CDS encoding enoyl-CoA hydratase/isomerase family protein, with protein MNYLREPIQLKNGRAECIKIQTNDQNSLTRENMIELENILAEIDKDDNIRAVLISSDNPKFFSNGIDAENILNTPREKLTAEMGQIVILFGKLLSFGKPLIAEVTGYAMGGGAVITLSCDFKFMLEGKARIAFTEVLVGLPLPISFIDKLKITVKQEYLNEVCLLGTAYKAGEAKEISLINETAENKEDLRKLVLKKLDEVMAIAPSAYRRTKAAINKEINDKFESQLEFTKSSFEDPKVVANLLEAMSALKEKRRPKLT; from the coding sequence ATGAACTATTTGCGGGAACCTATCCAACTAAAGAACGGCAGAGCCGAATGTATCAAAATCCAAACTAACGATCAGAATTCTTTGACCAGGGAGAATATGATAGAACTAGAAAATATCCTGGCTGAGATCGATAAGGACGATAATATCCGTGCCGTCCTTATCAGTTCCGATAATCCTAAATTTTTTTCCAACGGTATAGATGCGGAGAATATACTAAATACTCCGAGGGAAAAACTCACCGCTGAGATGGGCCAGATCGTGATATTATTCGGCAAACTGTTGAGCTTTGGAAAACCTCTTATAGCGGAGGTAACGGGTTATGCGATGGGAGGCGGCGCGGTCATCACTCTATCTTGCGATTTCAAATTTATGTTAGAAGGTAAGGCAAGGATCGCCTTTACGGAAGTTTTGGTTGGACTTCCTCTTCCGATCAGTTTTATCGATAAGCTAAAGATTACGGTTAAGCAGGAATACTTGAACGAGGTTTGTCTTTTAGGGACCGCTTATAAGGCAGGAGAAGCAAAAGAGATCTCTTTGATCAACGAAACCGCGGAGAATAAGGAAGATCTACGCAAACTAGTTCTGAAAAAATTAGATGAGGTTATGGCAATCGCACCAAGCGCATACAGAAGGACCAAAGCAGCTATCAACAAAGAGATCAACGACAAATTCGAATCCCAATTGGAATTCACCAAAAGTAGTTTCGAAGATCCTAAAGTAGTAGCGAATCTTTTGGAAGCGATGAGCGCTTTAAAGGAAAAAAGAAGACCTAAACTGACGTAA
- a CDS encoding HAMP domain-containing protein: MASNLTGQVRNIAEVTTAVARGDLSKKITVDVKGEILELKDTINTMVDQLNSFASEVLVWQERWEPKES, translated from the coding sequence ATGGCATCCAACCTTACCGGCCAGGTGAGAAATATTGCCGAAGTTACTACAGCGGTAGCTCGAGGTGACTTATCCAAGAAGATCACTGTGGATGTTAAGGGAGAGATCTTAGAGTTAAAAGATACCATCAACACGATGGTGGACCAGTTGAACTCATTCGCTTCCGAGGTACTCGTGTGGCAAGAGAGGTGGGAACCGAAGGAGAGTTAG
- the soxR gene encoding redox-sensitive transcriptional activator SoxR: protein MDKDEFLSIGQVSKRSGVASSALRFYEERGLIRSVRAGSGHRQYPRHVLRRIAFIVFAQRVGLSLDEIAAEIAKLPEDHTPNGQDWSKLSKTWSLRIEEKIAELHRLKNGLSVCIGCGCLSLLTCKLANPQDKLARYGSGPLRWMGKSKKQN, encoded by the coding sequence GTGGATAAGGACGAATTTTTAAGCATCGGACAAGTATCCAAAAGAAGCGGGGTCGCATCCTCGGCATTACGTTTTTATGAAGAAAGAGGACTGATCCGGTCGGTAAGAGCAGGTTCCGGTCATAGACAATATCCAAGGCATGTCTTAAGAAGGATAGCGTTCATAGTATTCGCACAAAGAGTAGGACTTTCCTTAGACGAGATCGCCGCCGAAATCGCAAAACTTCCGGAAGATCATACTCCTAACGGGCAAGACTGGTCCAAACTTTCCAAGACCTGGAGTTTACGTATCGAGGAAAAAATCGCGGAACTTCATAGATTAAAGAACGGACTCTCAGTTTGTATTGGTTGCGGTTGCCTTTCTCTTCTTACTTGTAAACTGGCGAATCCTCAAGACAAATTAGCGAGATACGGAAGCGGACCGTTACGCTGGATGGGTAAATCCAAGAAACAAAATTAG
- a CDS encoding response regulator: protein MISTLIADDHLLIREGLRKILSEEEDIEIVYEAENGQQVLDYLASQSVQVLILDINMPMMSGLDILKYVHKLSPDTRVLILSMYPEDRFAVRALKAGASGYITKASAGDELISAVRKVIEGARYISPEATEMLVRELSKPSDRLPHETLSEREFQILMLLVKGKNVRSISEDLGLSVNTVNTYRARIFEKMSLKSTQELVRYAYDHKLLE, encoded by the coding sequence ATGATTTCCACATTGATCGCGGATGATCATTTATTGATCCGAGAAGGTTTAAGAAAGATCCTTTCGGAGGAGGAAGATATAGAGATCGTTTACGAGGCGGAAAACGGACAGCAGGTTTTGGATTATCTTGCAAGCCAATCCGTACAAGTTCTCATCTTGGACATCAATATGCCGATGATGAGCGGTTTGGATATATTAAAATATGTTCATAAACTTTCCCCTGATACTAGAGTCCTGATCTTAAGTATGTATCCGGAAGACAGATTTGCCGTTCGTGCGTTGAAGGCCGGAGCATCCGGTTATATCACTAAGGCAAGCGCGGGAGATGAATTGATCTCTGCAGTTCGTAAGGTGATAGAAGGCGCAAGATATATTAGTCCGGAAGCGACTGAGATGTTAGTGAGAGAACTTTCTAAACCCTCAGATCGACTTCCTCATGAAACTCTTTCCGAGAGAGAATTTCAGATACTTATGCTTTTGGTGAAGGGCAAAAATGTTCGATCTATTTCGGAGGACCTTGGTTTGAGCGTGAATACAGTAAATACGTATAGAGCAAGGATCTTCGAAAAGATGAGTTTGAAATCTACGCAGGAACTCGTTCGTTACGCTTACGATCATAAACTCCTAGAGTAA
- a CDS encoding GAF domain-containing sensor histidine kinase, which produces MQGFSNIDQEPSYGSFSEPFPRESEAFSKEDPIDRSNREEQNTKDELLKKISVLNLLQQVATAANEANDVESVLQFSVDRICLIADWKLGLVCLVLEESERPEYSSISFSREETFLKEFRNLLRTRSKKEESILSERVRSGRKPILLENFPSYLKGELKELSIKAGIEAAIGIPIFVKGNLVGVLEFYSGNKSADPSFFEAVSHISSQIGRVFERREAENHLKTSGEQLRALSARLQEVREEERLLVAREVHDELGQLLTVLKIDLTLLKNNFQKSKGSDSKLVSELLSMIKVADSGIESVQRIATELRPLILEDLGLLEGIEWYAKDFEKRTGIRCEIKIPVGILSLEKDPSIALFRIFQEALTNAARHSKADSIQVSCLEEGQFLILKIQDNGIGIDPKKMNQSKSLGLIGMRERAVVLGGEVSITAGSEKGTSVIVKIPISSRYKEDFL; this is translated from the coding sequence GTGCAAGGCTTTTCGAATATCGACCAAGAGCCGAGTTACGGTTCCTTCTCCGAACCTTTCCCTCGCGAATCCGAAGCATTTTCTAAAGAAGATCCTATTGATAGATCTAATCGAGAAGAGCAAAATACAAAAGACGAACTCTTAAAAAAGATCTCCGTTTTAAATCTTCTTCAACAAGTTGCTACTGCTGCAAACGAAGCAAACGATGTGGAATCTGTGCTTCAATTTTCCGTCGATCGGATATGTTTGATTGCGGACTGGAAATTAGGCCTTGTATGTTTAGTATTGGAAGAATCGGAGAGACCTGAATATTCTTCCATCTCCTTCTCTAGAGAAGAAACGTTCCTGAAAGAGTTTAGGAATTTATTAAGGACTAGGTCCAAAAAAGAGGAATCAATCCTTTCCGAAAGAGTTAGGAGCGGCCGAAAACCTATCCTACTCGAAAACTTTCCTTCTTATTTGAAAGGAGAATTAAAAGAACTTTCTATCAAAGCCGGGATCGAAGCTGCAATCGGGATTCCTATTTTTGTGAAAGGAAATCTAGTAGGTGTTTTGGAATTTTATTCCGGAAATAAATCCGCGGACCCTTCTTTTTTCGAGGCGGTCTCTCATATCAGCTCTCAAATAGGGAGGGTATTCGAAAGAAGGGAAGCGGAAAACCATCTTAAAACGTCGGGAGAACAGTTGAGAGCATTGTCCGCCAGACTTCAGGAAGTTCGGGAAGAAGAGAGACTCTTAGTTGCAAGAGAGGTTCACGACGAGTTGGGGCAATTATTGACCGTTCTTAAGATAGATCTTACATTATTAAAAAATAATTTTCAAAAGTCCAAGGGTTCGGATTCCAAGTTGGTTTCCGAACTTCTTTCTATGATCAAGGTGGCCGACTCTGGCATCGAATCGGTGCAGAGGATCGCAACAGAGCTTAGGCCATTGATCTTAGAGGATTTGGGATTATTGGAAGGAATTGAATGGTATGCTAAAGATTTCGAAAAAAGAACAGGAATTCGTTGCGAGATCAAGATCCCTGTAGGAATTCTATCCTTAGAAAAAGACCCATCCATCGCATTATTTCGCATTTTTCAAGAAGCGTTGACTAACGCAGCGAGACATTCCAAGGCGGATTCTATCCAGGTTTCCTGCTTGGAAGAAGGGCAATTTCTCATTCTGAAAATCCAAGACAACGGGATCGGAATAGATCCAAAAAAGATGAACCAATCTAAGTCTCTCGGATTGATCGGGATGAGAGAAAGGGCTGTGGTCCTAGGCGGAGAAGTCTCCATCACCGCCGGATCCGAAAAAGGTACGAGTGTGATCGTAAAAATACCAATCTCAAGTAGATATAAGGAGGATTTCCTATGA
- a CDS encoding ArsR/SmtB family transcription factor encodes MERVANPKPIKLTEKEFTKISRALAEPRRFQLLQCIGSTEEPTACSALNKSQDISPATLSHHIKELENAGLIETSKEGKFVNITLRRDVFKAYLDKLSQI; translated from the coding sequence ATGGAGAGAGTGGCGAACCCAAAACCTATCAAACTTACGGAAAAGGAATTTACTAAAATTTCTAGGGCCCTTGCCGAACCTAGGAGATTTCAACTACTGCAATGTATCGGCTCAACCGAAGAGCCTACCGCCTGCAGCGCTTTAAACAAATCTCAAGATATCAGCCCTGCCACTCTATCTCATCATATTAAAGAATTGGAAAATGCAGGCCTAATAGAGACTTCTAAAGAAGGTAAATTCGTTAATATCACCCTGAGAAGGGACGTATTCAAAGCATATTTAGATAAACTTTCCCAAATTTGA
- a CDS encoding NADPH-dependent FMN reductase, translating into MLLEKISTGTSLRLGIILGSTRKGRFGETVANWFEEIAKQDYRFETDLIDLSEFSLPWDMSKDMDSDLPLFSDKIAEADVFVVITPEYNHGYPAYLKLAIDSLHEEWNAKPVGFVSYGGSSGGLRAVEQLRNVFAELRMTTIRDCVSFHWAHARFHNGRPTEEFRYTSSAERLLNELYWWGNVLKQARMNFPRSVLRS; encoded by the coding sequence ATGTTATTAGAAAAGATCAGTACTGGCACAAGCCTAAGATTAGGGATTATATTAGGTAGTACACGGAAGGGAAGGTTCGGGGAAACAGTCGCAAATTGGTTCGAAGAGATCGCTAAACAGGATTACAGATTTGAGACGGATTTAATCGATCTTTCCGAATTTTCTCTTCCGTGGGACATGTCGAAGGATATGGACTCGGATCTTCCTTTATTCTCGGACAAAATAGCCGAGGCGGATGTTTTTGTAGTAATTACACCGGAGTATAACCACGGATATCCTGCTTATTTAAAGTTGGCAATTGACTCACTTCATGAAGAATGGAATGCGAAACCTGTTGGATTCGTTTCCTATGGAGGAAGTTCCGGCGGTTTAAGAGCGGTGGAACAACTTCGCAATGTATTTGCGGAATTAAGAATGACTACCATCCGAGACTGTGTTAGTTTTCATTGGGCTCACGCTAGATTTCATAATGGAAGACCCACGGAGGAATTTCGTTATACATCTTCGGCTGAGAGATTATTGAATGAATTGTATTGGTGGGGAAACGTTTTGAAACAAGCTAGGATGAATTTCCCACGATCCGTTCTGAGATCCTGA
- a CDS encoding FG-GAP-like repeat-containing protein has translation MRKFSYGIKATFLLFFLGSCSLKSMNLAFEAMLEAQIACIVTGDTCVDASTTPVGDVTPPTVTITNLPTSGKPTVETGFFYGTSSDNTLVSSVEIRIDGGTYTAVTGTTSWSFALPSGSSTWRHGSLHSINIRSIDSSGNISSVLSLNIRKGYNRDLNGDGYADIVAMAPGDASGMGVAYIFYGGSSGVSATNSTMADHSITGQGRMGYTSAMGDVNGDGFGDLVIGASDYAGLQGITYIFHGSTSGITTTTAASADLILNYTGSNEFGYSVAVGDVNGDGYDDLANGAYRVGGFSGLAFIYYSTGAGGISSVAGTTISGPGGSNFACGLGLGDINGDGFSDLIVGGNAYSSAAGGVWIFHSTGSAGITVNSYTLANTNIVGETTSNLGILVYTGDVNGDGYSDLAVAAPQYNGFFGRAYVFNSTGTTSGIIASAATSANAVATGFVLSSVGFGIVLGDINGDGYDDFATGAPGYSTSQGRVYVNLSDGSQISTGSINLILGESANQGFGNTLRISDINGDGRGDLIAGAYAYPDGVALSGRVYVFHSVGSGYAAVSAGSANTIISGFTGSEFGSNLVDTNIPKDLYPKFLGVWSFESLENYKIQI, from the coding sequence ATGCGAAAATTTTCTTACGGTATAAAGGCAACGTTCCTTCTTTTCTTTTTAGGATCTTGCTCTCTCAAATCCATGAATCTCGCATTCGAAGCGATGCTCGAGGCGCAGATCGCCTGTATTGTTACAGGAGATACCTGCGTGGATGCAAGCACCACTCCCGTAGGAGATGTTACTCCTCCTACAGTCACTATCACAAATCTTCCCACTTCCGGAAAACCGACCGTGGAAACTGGATTTTTTTACGGGACTTCTTCCGATAATACCTTGGTTTCTTCCGTTGAGATCAGGATCGATGGAGGAACTTATACTGCCGTGACAGGTACTACTAGCTGGAGTTTTGCCTTGCCGAGTGGGTCCTCTACTTGGAGGCATGGTTCTTTACATTCTATAAATATCAGAAGTATCGACTCTAGTGGGAATATTTCCTCAGTTCTAAGTTTGAATATTAGAAAAGGTTATAATAGAGACTTAAATGGGGATGGCTATGCGGACATAGTCGCAATGGCGCCGGGAGATGCTTCCGGAATGGGAGTAGCATATATTTTTTACGGAGGATCTTCCGGGGTTTCCGCAACAAACTCTACCATGGCAGATCATTCCATCACTGGACAAGGAAGAATGGGTTACACTTCCGCAATGGGAGATGTGAACGGGGACGGTTTTGGGGATCTTGTGATTGGAGCTTCCGATTATGCGGGATTACAAGGGATCACTTATATCTTTCATGGAAGTACTTCCGGTATTACAACTACCACAGCCGCTAGTGCGGATCTTATCTTAAATTATACAGGTTCGAATGAATTCGGCTATTCGGTTGCAGTAGGAGATGTGAATGGGGACGGTTACGACGATCTTGCCAATGGCGCATATCGTGTAGGTGGATTTTCGGGACTCGCATTCATCTACTATAGCACTGGAGCGGGAGGGATCTCTTCCGTTGCCGGAACGACCATTTCAGGTCCGGGTGGTAGTAACTTCGCCTGCGGGTTAGGTCTTGGAGATATTAATGGAGACGGATTTTCGGATCTGATCGTGGGTGGAAACGCATATTCTTCCGCAGCAGGAGGAGTTTGGATCTTCCATAGTACCGGGTCTGCGGGAATTACAGTAAATTCATATACATTAGCAAATACGAATATAGTCGGAGAGACTACTAGTAATTTGGGGATACTTGTTTATACCGGAGATGTGAATGGGGACGGATACTCTGACCTTGCAGTAGCGGCTCCCCAATATAACGGCTTTTTTGGAAGAGCTTACGTATTCAATAGCACGGGAACTACGAGCGGGATCATTGCTTCCGCAGCTACAAGTGCGAATGCTGTTGCTACCGGTTTTGTTTTGAGTTCAGTAGGCTTCGGGATCGTACTAGGCGATATAAACGGGGACGGGTACGATGATTTTGCCACGGGAGCTCCAGGTTATTCCACTAGTCAGGGAAGAGTTTATGTGAATTTAAGCGATGGATCCCAGATTTCCACAGGTTCCATAAATCTAATATTAGGCGAATCTGCAAACCAAGGCTTCGGAAATACTCTTAGGATCTCGGATATAAATGGGGACGGCAGGGGGGACTTAATAGCGGGCGCATATGCTTATCCGGATGGGGTGGCCTTATCCGGAAGAGTTTATGTTTTTCATAGTGTAGGTTCCGGATATGCGGCCGTAAGCGCAGGTTCAGCCAACACTATCATTTCAGGTTTCACAGGAAGCGAATTCGGAAGCAATTTGGTGGATACAAATATTCCGAAGGACTTATACCCAAAATTTTTAGGAGTTTGGTCCTTCGAAAGTTTAGAAAATTATAAGATCCAAATTTAA
- a CDS encoding MFS transporter, whose protein sequence is MKFNKYQIFVIALLAFIQFTVVLDFMILSPLGVQVMNQLKISTTKFGLVVSAYAFSAGISGILAAGFADQFDRKKMLLFFYSGFVLGTVLCGIAPNYEFLLFARIVTGIFGGVIASISFAIIADLFPLEVRGRVMGLVMTAFAASQVFGLPIGVFFSNLWGWKSPFWMIAIISGLVGIAAVFYLKPLVSHLSKKTEHSAIKHLVLTAGNTNYFPGFFATMLLATGGYMLMPFGSAFSVHNLGITLEDLPLVYFVTGIVSMIAGPLIGRAADKFGKYSVFLISSLIACGILFYYTAMGITPLWFVILINSALFVVITGRVISANALNSAMPELRDRGAYMAISSSLQQLSGGIASYAAGLIVVQTPSGYIQGYPNLGYVVIVAILITVTIMYKVNEYVLSKQPAPVKSPDTGLVSET, encoded by the coding sequence ATGAAGTTTAATAAATATCAAATCTTTGTAATAGCCTTATTGGCATTTATCCAATTCACAGTGGTACTAGATTTTATGATTTTATCTCCATTGGGAGTCCAAGTCATGAACCAACTAAAGATATCCACCACAAAGTTTGGCCTAGTAGTTTCCGCTTATGCGTTTAGCGCGGGTATTTCCGGGATCCTTGCTGCGGGGTTTGCGGACCAATTCGACCGTAAAAAGATGCTGCTATTCTTCTATAGCGGATTCGTTTTGGGGACCGTTCTTTGTGGGATCGCGCCGAATTACGAATTTCTACTATTTGCAAGGATAGTGACCGGTATTTTCGGCGGGGTAATCGCCTCGATCAGCTTTGCGATCATTGCGGACCTATTTCCTTTGGAAGTTAGAGGAAGGGTGATGGGGCTTGTGATGACTGCATTTGCTGCCAGCCAAGTTTTCGGACTTCCTATCGGAGTGTTCTTTTCCAACCTTTGGGGATGGAAATCTCCTTTTTGGATGATCGCGATAATAAGCGGTCTTGTGGGAATTGCTGCCGTTTTTTATCTGAAACCTCTCGTTTCGCACCTGAGCAAAAAGACAGAGCATAGTGCGATCAAACACCTGGTTCTAACTGCAGGAAATACGAACTATTTTCCCGGATTTTTTGCGACAATGCTCCTCGCGACCGGCGGATATATGCTTATGCCTTTCGGTTCCGCGTTTAGTGTCCATAATTTAGGCATTACCCTAGAAGATCTTCCGTTAGTTTATTTCGTTACCGGGATCGTGAGTATGATTGCCGGGCCTTTAATCGGTAGAGCGGCAGACAAATTCGGAAAGTATTCGGTTTTTCTTATCTCTTCCTTGATCGCTTGCGGGATCCTTTTCTATTATACTGCGATGGGGATTACTCCGCTTTGGTTTGTAATACTGATCAACTCCGCATTATTCGTGGTGATCACAGGTAGGGTTATTTCGGCTAACGCTTTAAATTCGGCTATGCCTGAACTGAGAGATAGAGGAGCATATATGGCGATTAGCTCTTCTTTGCAGCAGTTATCCGGAGGGATCGCTTCTTACGCAGCCGGATTGATCGTTGTTCAGACCCCGAGCGGCTATATCCAAGGTTACCCTAACTTGGGGTATGTAGTGATTGTAGCTATTTTGATCACAGTTACGATCATGTATAAAGTGAACGAATACGTTTTATCCAAACAACCTGCGCCTGTAAAAAGCCCAGACACAGGATTAGTTTCGGAAACTTAA